A region of Bicyclus anynana chromosome 17, ilBicAnyn1.1, whole genome shotgun sequence DNA encodes the following proteins:
- the LOC112049440 gene encoding ribose-phosphate pyrophosphokinase 2 has protein sequence MKSTVTLEEVVNKLDHFSPLTTRMPNIKVFSGSSHPDLAQKIVDRLGIDLGKVVTKKFSNMETCVEIGESVRGEDVYIVQSGSGEINDNLMELLIMINACKIASASRVTAVIPCFPYARQDKKDKSRAPITAKLVANILSVSGADHIITMDLHASQIQGFFDIPVDNLFAEPAVLKWIKENIPDWKTSIVVSPDAGGAKRVTSIADRLNVEFALIHKERKKANEVASMVLVGDVKDRTAILVDDMADTCGTICHAAEKLIEAGAVKVYAILTHGIFSGPAISRINNASLEAVVVTNTIPQERHMQDCPKIQCIDVSMMLAEAVRRTHNGESVSYLFSNVPY, from the coding sequence ATGAAATCAACTGTTACTCTCGAGGAAGTAGTGAATAAATTAGACCACTTTTCACCCCTAACAACCAGAATGCCTAACATCAAAGTGTTCAGTGGTAGCTCGCACCCCGATCTGGCGCAAAAGATCGTCGACCGTCTCGGCATCGACCTCGGGAAAGTGGTAACCAAGAAATTTAGCAACATGGAGACATGTGTCGAGATTGGCGAGTCCGTTCGCGGTGAAGATGTGTACATCGTGCAAAGTGGCAGTGGTGAAATAAACGACAACTTAATGGAACTGCTCATTATGATCAACGCTTGTAAGATCGCGTCCGCGTCCCGCGTCACGGCTGTCATTCCTTGTTTCCCGTACGCGAGACAGGACAAAAAAGACAAGAGCAGAGCGCCTATTACCGCTAAACTCGTCGCTAACATCTTATCCGTCTCTGGAGCTGACCACATCATCACTATGGACCTTCACGCTTCACAAATCCAAGGTTTCTTCGATATTCCCGTCGACAACCTTTTCGCTGAGCCCGCTGTGCTAAAATGGATCAAAGAGAACATACCAGATTGGAAAACTAGTATTGTTGTGTCCCCTGACGCTGGCGGTGCTAAAAGAGTGACCTCGATCGCTGATAGGCTGAATGTAGAGTTTGCTCTTATCCACAAAGAGAGGAAAAAAGCCAATGAAGTTGCATCAATGGTCTTAGTAGGTGACGTCAAAGATCGTACTGCTATACTAGTTGACGACATGGCAGACACATGCGGAACTATTTGTCACGCTGCAGAAAAGTTGATTGAAGCTGGAGCTGTAAAAGTTTATGCGATACTAACTCATGGAATCTTCTCTGGCCCAGCCATTTCGAGGATTAACAACGCTTCTTTAGAAGCTGTAGTAGTAACTAATACCATACCACAGGAGAGGCATATGCAGGATTGTCCTAAAATCCAGTGCATTGATGTATCCATGATGCTCGCGGAAGCTGTGAGGCGTACCCACAACGGCGAGTCTGTTTCATACCTGTTCTCCAATGTTCCATATTAG
- the LOC112049443 gene encoding histone H4 transcription factor, with product MQNSVECVENRVETQPKVKLLRCVEWLQNQNELKKAPNGSKEFDIDSNASRKEFLLSGGDDTTVPSGVDELVIQPKFVPVRHLRTKDLEMQCEWQSCFSCFSDYEQFQEHVRSHQSQLHVIQTEENVDYVCLWDVCGHRTSDFSEMIRHINYHAYHARLLAIGLNGRATLKLEQCRKDSSKRNQLPPLKHKHSCMWVECSQSYNSIQSLFDHVKHHISYSERHLCSWAGCGAVFPRRPLLTMHVRSHTRERVIACYHCGQHFACNRKLSDHLIRQNVDPSTGIPCSMCGVLFASEYLKREHERQHISAYACAMCDMSAPSPAALAYHMRYRHLSSSGTRTHACPHCSYKAVTKSDLRKHIPIHKKKKRKAKDIEVISDSDSSEEEVRKKKVLKKYACHMCPEKEVKVFSRGTRLTTHLVKVHGAQWSFGHSRFRYQISDDGMYRLTTTRFEYEDISKNILDDYSRPKESLNKTLEFEVIEIADATKTTPKQFEISLKNNDIKEEGQAGGENVKKENRDEIDQNRAVEITMCDVDHDGNIINTKIIQSYPLQL from the exons ATGCAGAATTCAGTTGAATGTGTTGAAAATCGAGTTGAAACTCAACCAAAAGTGAAACTTCTTCGCTGTGTGGAATGGCTGCAAAACCAGAATGAATTGAAGAAAGCTCCAAACGGGAGTAAGGAGTTTGATATTGATTCCAATGCGTCGCGCAAAGAGTTCTTATTGTCTGGCGGAGATGATACGACGGTGCCTTCTGGGGTTGATGAACTAGTTATTCAACCCAAGTTTGTG CCAGTAAGACATTTACGCACAAAAGATCTGGAAATGCAATGCGAGTGGCAGTCCTGCTTCAGTTGTTTCTCAGACTATGAACAGTTTCAAGAGCATGTCCGTAGTCACCAGTCTCAACTACATGTCATACAAACTGAAGAAAATG tGGACTATGTCTGTCTATGGGATGTATGTGGTCACAGAACATCAGACTTCTCAGAAATGATACGCCATATAAACTACCACGCTTACCATGCGCGCCTTTTAGCAATTGGCTTAAATGGTAGAGCTACCTTGAAGTTGGAACAATGCAGGAAGGACTCCAGCAAGAGAAACCAGCTGCCTCCATTGAAGCATAAACACAGTTGCATGTGGGTGGAGTGCTCACAGAGTTACAACTCTATACAG TCGCTCTTCGACCATGTGAAGCACCACATATCATACTCAGAGCGGCACTTGTGCTCGTGGGCGGGCTGCGGCGCCGTGTTCCCGCGCCGGCCGCTGCTGACCATGCACGTGCGCTCGCACACCCGCGAGCGAGTGATAGCATGCTACCACTGCGGGCAGCACTTTGCCTGCAACAGGAAGCTGAGCGACCACCTCATAAGGCAG aatgtCGATCCCTCAACGGGTATACCATGCAGCATGTGCGGCGTACTCTTCGCATCGGAGTACCTGAAGCGCGAACACGAGCGTCAACACATCTCCGCGTACGCGTGCGCCATGTGCGACATGTCGGCGCCGTCGCCCGCCGCGCTCGCGTACCACATGCGGTACAGGCACCTCTCCTCCAGCGGCACACGGACACACGCCTGTCCGCACTGCTCCTACAA GGCTGTTACAAAAAGTGATCTCCGAAAACACATTCCAATCCACAAAAAGAAGAAAAGGAAAGCCAAAGACATTGAGGTGATCTCTGATAGTGACAGTTCAGAGGAAGAAGTTAGGAAGAAGAAAGTGCTGAAGAAATACGCTTGCCACATGTGTCCGGAAAAAGAAGTGAAAGTTTTCTCAAGGGGTACACGGCTGACCACACACTTGGTCAAAGTGCACGGAGCGCAGTGGTCATTCGGTCATAGTAGATTTag gtATCAAATAAGCGATGACGGCATGTACAGATTGACAACAACCAGATTTGAATACGAAGatatttccaaaaatattttagatgaCTATAGTCGGCCGAAAGAATCTTTGAACAAAACGTTAGAATTTGAAGTCATTGAAATAGCTGATGCCACTAAAACAACGCCGAAACAATTCGAAATATCTCTTAAGAATAATGACATAAAGGAAGAAGGACAAGCAGGTGGAGAAAACGTGAAAAAAGAGAACAGAGATGAAATAGATCAAAATAGAGCAGTGGAAATTACTATGTGTGACGTAGATCATGatggaaatattattaatacgaaAATTATACAATCGTATCCAttgcaattataa